A genomic segment from Microbulbifer elongatus encodes:
- a CDS encoding nuclear transport factor 2 family protein, with amino-acid sequence MSQAVTKLKALYANFLTVDAKSVADLYAESVVFRDPVHEVKGLQAMQAYFAGVSQNLNECRFEFDRVVGAGTWHSLWWVMHYRHPKLQGGKQLHLRGASLIQIDARDTQVIFHEDVYDLGAMVYEQVPLLGTVIRHVKGRLGDSGGENG; translated from the coding sequence ATGTCGCAAGCGGTTACAAAACTGAAAGCGCTTTATGCCAATTTCCTGACGGTAGACGCGAAATCGGTCGCCGACCTCTACGCGGAGTCGGTCGTATTCCGCGACCCGGTACACGAGGTCAAGGGGCTGCAGGCGATGCAGGCCTATTTTGCCGGGGTGTCTCAAAATCTGAACGAGTGCCGTTTCGAGTTCGACCGGGTAGTCGGTGCCGGTACCTGGCACAGTCTCTGGTGGGTCATGCACTATCGGCACCCGAAGCTGCAGGGGGGAAAGCAATTGCACCTGCGCGGCGCCTCCCTGATTCAGATCGATGCGCGGGATACACAGGTTATTTTCCATGAGGATGTATACGACCTCGGTGCCATGGTGTATGAGCAGGTACCGCTGCTGGGGACCGTCATACGCCATGTAAAGGGCCGGTTGGGGGATAGTGGAGGCGAAAATGGCTGA
- a CDS encoding SDR family NAD(P)-dependent oxidoreductase: MADAATWSSKLNIWVTGAGSGIGEALVRRLIAEGHFVIISGRNRAPLLAIQQAAPTHVKVLDCDVGNDQSMVSAASDLQEITDQLDLVIACAGTCEYDEGLTLDIDSYRRVFDANFFGLVNTLRASLPLLGGSRAPVFVAVGSLSSVIGFPRAEAYGASKAAVDYFTQAVRADTSLTSLRTVLVRPGFIDTPLTRKNDFDMPFLMAPEKAAERILSGVKAGRHRIDFPRRLSWPLRLLRFFSPVWFRLIAPRMTRIQKLRKA; the protein is encoded by the coding sequence ATGGCTGACGCGGCAACCTGGTCGAGCAAACTCAATATCTGGGTGACGGGGGCCGGTTCCGGCATCGGCGAGGCGCTGGTACGGCGGCTCATTGCCGAGGGTCACTTCGTGATCATCAGTGGGCGTAACCGGGCCCCGTTGCTGGCGATTCAGCAGGCTGCGCCCACCCACGTAAAGGTGCTGGATTGCGATGTGGGCAACGACCAATCCATGGTCTCAGCAGCCAGTGACCTACAGGAAATAACCGATCAGCTGGATCTGGTTATCGCCTGCGCGGGGACCTGTGAGTACGACGAAGGCCTGACACTGGACATCGACAGTTACCGCAGAGTTTTTGATGCGAACTTTTTCGGTCTGGTGAACACACTGCGGGCTTCGCTACCCCTGCTGGGGGGCAGTCGCGCGCCCGTCTTTGTCGCGGTCGGCAGCCTGTCGTCGGTGATCGGCTTTCCCCGTGCGGAAGCCTACGGGGCCTCCAAAGCGGCGGTTGACTATTTCACGCAGGCGGTTCGAGCAGACACCTCCTTGACCTCCCTGCGCACGGTGCTTGTCCGTCCGGGATTTATCGATACACCGCTTACCCGAAAGAACGATTTTGATATGCCGTTTCTAATGGCACCGGAGAAAGCCGCAGAACGCATTCTCTCCGGTGTCAAAGCAGGGCGGCATAGGATTGATTTCCCCCGGCGGCTGAGCTGGCCGTTACGACTACTGCGCTTTTTTTCTCCAGTCTGGTTCAGACTGATTGCACCCCGTATGACAAGAATTCAAAAACTGAGGAAAGCGTAA
- a CDS encoding SAM-dependent methyltransferase yields MNMMQKEIAQTATQLSTADTEVQAPATVRISWRDQVARKLVLGKLASLSVGTLYVHEKFGVEDILQFGQTPGFSDIEAHIYVTHPSTYTQVMLNGTIGSGEAYMESAWHSPDLVQVIRVMVANIGLLQDLDSRWRVLHKLVLKGLHRLNANSLRGSRKNISAHYDLGNDFFGLFLDPTMLYSSAVFPSESASLTEASQFKMARICRKLQLKPTDHLLEIGTGWGGMAVYAAKHFGCRVTTTTISREQYEYAKAWVQREGLQDHITLLLKDYRELEGQYDKIVSIEMIEAVGHQYYKTFFSRCSALLKDDGIMVMQAITIQDQRFESYKNSVDFIQRYIFPGGCLPSNQVVANNIAEHTDMQIVGLDDITFDYAKTLASWRDKFFEHLDEIRAQGFDQRFINMWDFYLCYCEGGFLERAISTAQFTFAKPRCRKLPDLR; encoded by the coding sequence ATGAATATGATGCAGAAAGAAATTGCCCAAACCGCTACACAACTGTCCACCGCGGATACGGAAGTTCAGGCACCTGCTACCGTGCGCATCTCATGGCGTGATCAGGTCGCGCGCAAGCTGGTGCTCGGTAAGCTGGCATCCCTCAGCGTGGGCACACTGTATGTGCATGAGAAGTTTGGTGTGGAAGACATTTTGCAGTTCGGGCAGACGCCGGGCTTTTCCGATATTGAAGCACATATTTACGTCACGCATCCGTCCACGTACACCCAGGTCATGCTCAATGGCACCATCGGTTCAGGGGAAGCCTATATGGAGTCGGCCTGGCACTCTCCGGATCTTGTCCAGGTGATTCGTGTGATGGTGGCGAATATTGGTCTGTTGCAGGATCTGGATTCCCGTTGGCGTGTTCTGCACAAGCTTGTCTTGAAGGGGCTGCATCGTCTGAATGCGAACTCGCTGCGCGGTTCCCGGAAGAATATCTCTGCGCATTATGATCTCGGAAACGACTTTTTTGGTCTTTTTCTCGATCCCACCATGTTGTATTCCAGCGCAGTTTTTCCTTCAGAAAGCGCGAGCCTGACCGAGGCCTCTCAATTCAAAATGGCGCGGATCTGCCGAAAGTTGCAGCTGAAGCCCACAGATCACTTACTGGAAATCGGTACCGGTTGGGGGGGGATGGCGGTGTACGCGGCCAAGCATTTCGGGTGTCGCGTGACGACCACCACGATTTCCCGGGAACAATATGAATACGCGAAAGCCTGGGTGCAGCGTGAGGGGTTGCAGGACCACATCACCCTGTTACTGAAAGATTACCGGGAGCTGGAAGGACAGTACGATAAGATCGTGTCCATTGAGATGATCGAAGCTGTAGGGCACCAGTACTACAAAACCTTTTTCAGCCGTTGCAGTGCGTTGTTGAAAGACGACGGCATTATGGTGATGCAGGCCATCACCATCCAGGATCAGCGCTTTGAATCTTACAAAAACAGCGTTGATTTTATCCAGCGTTACATTTTTCCCGGTGGCTGCCTGCCATCCAATCAGGTAGTTGCAAACAATATCGCCGAGCATACCGATATGCAGATAGTCGGTCTGGACGATATCACCTTCGACTACGCAAAAACGCTCGCATCCTGGCGCGACAAATTCTTCGAGCATCTCGACGAAATCCGGGCGCAGGGGTTTGATCAGCGCTTTATCAACATGTGGGATTTCTATCTGTGCTATTGCGAAGGAGGATTCCTGGAAAGGGCGATCAGCACCGCGCAATTCACCTTTGCCAAGCCCCGTTGCCGAAAGTTGCCGGACTTGCGCTGA
- a CDS encoding purple acid phosphatase family protein, whose product MRLFSNLIVALLLLCSTVAVAADSPDNVHDELEERVSHIIDRMSRALSPAERIALTPESVVDFLTADERRYLGTAFSRFEVDRNAVIYVAFDASYGETPFWLVDQQFTRRGELDFIVDEEDPYHVWSKAVPAGEVRLGVPSLSGELKPYLVFAAPAHGRSAVSITPLTPAVDVEIAEIGGRPFIDDNDYFNTLPSTLAGLPVLRSFESWELVSRFVGYFRETRYPSSARPDHLQLTWQGDPATSATVQWRTDDSVDQGLLWVAPKADVLARGAQGAMRKKSSFSELRTRQVVNDPVVRLHRVALEGLKPATDYLYAVSTDNGKHWTEPREFRTAAATPSEPFSFVYLGDPQNGLDRWGQLIRQADFEFPHARFYMIAGDLIDHGQEQDNWDQFFHEGSSVFDRSMVVPALGNHDSHGGHPTLYLRQFALPDNGSSKLDPGRTYHVTYQDLLVVVMDSNYHLVEPELQVDWLDRVLGESDARWKVVIYHHPFYASREGRDNKSIRDTWGPIFDKHNVDIAFQGHDHAYMRTVPMRGNEPVAEGEQGTIYLVAVSGTKMYEQELPEFAAFGAVNTRTYQVIDVDPQSGSLEYRAISDQGKVIDQFSLLKPAGAVQVNR is encoded by the coding sequence ATGCGTTTATTTTCTAACCTGATTGTGGCTCTGTTGCTGCTCTGTTCTACGGTGGCTGTGGCAGCGGATAGCCCGGATAACGTTCACGACGAACTGGAGGAGCGGGTATCCCATATCATCGACCGCATGTCACGGGCGCTGTCACCGGCGGAGCGTATCGCTCTGACACCGGAGTCGGTGGTGGACTTTCTCACTGCCGATGAGCGGCGTTATCTCGGTACGGCATTCTCCCGATTTGAGGTGGATCGCAATGCGGTGATTTATGTCGCATTTGATGCTTCATATGGGGAAACCCCATTCTGGCTTGTGGACCAGCAGTTTACCCGGCGTGGGGAGCTGGATTTTATCGTGGATGAGGAGGATCCCTATCACGTATGGTCCAAAGCGGTGCCTGCAGGGGAGGTTCGCTTAGGGGTGCCGAGTCTGTCGGGGGAACTCAAGCCATATCTCGTTTTTGCCGCACCGGCACACGGGCGCTCGGCGGTATCGATTACCCCGCTGACGCCCGCGGTGGATGTGGAAATTGCCGAGATTGGCGGCAGGCCGTTTATCGATGACAACGACTATTTCAATACCTTGCCGTCAACACTGGCTGGGCTCCCGGTACTGCGCAGCTTCGAGAGCTGGGAGCTGGTTTCCCGCTTTGTGGGGTATTTCCGTGAAACTCGCTACCCATCGTCGGCTCGTCCCGATCATCTGCAGCTGACCTGGCAGGGTGACCCGGCGACCAGTGCGACCGTGCAGTGGCGTACCGATGACAGTGTGGATCAGGGGTTGCTGTGGGTGGCGCCAAAGGCCGATGTCCTGGCTCGCGGTGCGCAGGGCGCAATGCGCAAGAAGTCCAGTTTCTCGGAACTTCGCACCCGTCAGGTGGTGAATGACCCGGTGGTGCGTTTGCACCGTGTCGCTTTGGAGGGACTGAAGCCGGCGACCGACTATCTCTATGCGGTGAGTACAGACAATGGGAAGCACTGGACGGAGCCCCGGGAATTCCGTACCGCCGCTGCGACGCCAAGTGAACCGTTTTCATTTGTCTATCTGGGAGACCCGCAGAATGGGCTGGACCGTTGGGGGCAGCTGATCCGCCAGGCGGATTTCGAGTTCCCCCATGCGCGGTTCTATATGATCGCCGGAGACCTGATTGACCACGGTCAAGAGCAGGACAACTGGGATCAGTTCTTCCATGAGGGCAGTTCTGTGTTCGATCGTTCCATGGTGGTGCCGGCATTGGGCAACCATGACAGTCACGGTGGACATCCGACTCTCTATCTCAGACAGTTCGCGTTGCCGGACAACGGCAGCAGCAAGCTCGACCCGGGTCGCACCTATCATGTGACGTATCAGGATCTGCTTGTCGTAGTGATGGACTCCAACTATCACCTGGTAGAGCCTGAATTACAGGTGGACTGGCTGGACCGGGTGCTGGGGGAGAGCGATGCTCGCTGGAAGGTGGTGATTTACCACCATCCGTTCTATGCCTCCCGCGAAGGTCGCGACAATAAGTCGATCCGAGATACCTGGGGCCCGATTTTCGATAAGCACAATGTGGATATTGCCTTCCAGGGGCATGACCACGCGTATATGCGCACGGTGCCCATGCGTGGAAACGAGCCGGTGGCGGAGGGCGAGCAGGGCACCATCTACCTGGTGGCGGTATCCGGGACCAAGATGTACGAGCAGGAATTGCCGGAGTTTGCGGCCTTCGGTGCGGTAAACACCCGGACGTACCAGGTCATTGATGTGGATCCGCAAAGCGGTTCACTGGAATACCGTGCGATCAGTGATCAGGGGAAGGTGATTGATCAGTTTTCTCTGTTGAAACCTGCAGGTGCTGTGCAGGTAAACCGGTGA
- a CDS encoding DUF1365 domain-containing protein, whose translation MRSGIYSGWIQHRRFTPRQHGFRYKGFMVFAFLDELPEILGASRLWSTSKFAPARFCREDFFGDPRVPLDQAVRDHVERALCERPRGPIAFLANWRYFGYNMNPISIYYCFDAKGEEVETLLVDVHNTPWNERHGYVLPVGGGRVQRATFDKALHVSPFMPFEQTYHWRSTTPDRRLTVSIRLEQEGDWVFDACMSLQREEISASVLARKLIQYPLFTVKVVGAIYWEALRLLIKRVPFYAHPKT comes from the coding sequence ATGCGAAGTGGTATCTACTCCGGTTGGATTCAGCATCGCCGATTCACGCCGAGGCAACACGGCTTCCGCTACAAGGGGTTTATGGTGTTTGCCTTTCTCGATGAACTCCCGGAGATTCTGGGCGCGTCCAGGCTCTGGTCGACGTCAAAGTTCGCCCCGGCCAGGTTCTGCCGTGAGGACTTTTTTGGCGACCCCAGGGTTCCCCTCGATCAGGCTGTGCGCGACCACGTGGAGCGCGCCTTGTGTGAACGCCCCAGGGGGCCCATCGCGTTTCTCGCAAACTGGCGATACTTTGGCTACAACATGAATCCCATCAGTATCTATTACTGTTTCGATGCCAAAGGCGAGGAGGTGGAGACGCTGCTGGTGGATGTACACAACACCCCCTGGAACGAGCGCCATGGTTATGTGTTGCCGGTAGGTGGCGGCAGGGTGCAGCGAGCCACCTTTGACAAGGCACTGCATGTTTCGCCATTCATGCCTTTTGAGCAGACTTACCACTGGCGAAGTACCACCCCGGACCGGCGGCTGACCGTAAGTATTCGTCTGGAGCAGGAGGGCGATTGGGTTTTCGATGCCTGCATGTCTTTACAGCGCGAAGAAATATCGGCGTCTGTGCTGGCGCGCAAGCTGATCCAGTACCCGCTCTTTACCGTAAAAGTGGTAGGCGCTATTTACTGGGAAGCACTCAGGCTGCTGATCAAGCGTGTGCCTTTTTACGCCCACCCCAAGACATAA
- a CDS encoding glycine zipper family protein translates to MKFRLMAAAGLSAATLFGCASQQEQVYGAGDIVIDTQGVNMRQYQLDLADCKTMSMAARNDAGRRGFTRAAGGALLGGALGAIIGDTSSAAAGAAAAGGLIGGVSGVGSAHAEERAIARNCLRGRGYRVLN, encoded by the coding sequence ATGAAATTCCGACTTATGGCCGCTGCAGGCCTTAGTGCCGCCACGCTTTTTGGCTGTGCCAGCCAGCAGGAACAGGTGTACGGCGCAGGCGATATCGTAATCGATACCCAGGGCGTCAATATGCGGCAATATCAGCTGGATCTGGCGGACTGCAAAACCATGTCAATGGCCGCGCGCAATGACGCGGGCCGCAGAGGATTCACCCGCGCCGCCGGTGGCGCACTCCTGGGCGGTGCTCTGGGGGCGATCATTGGTGATACCAGTAGTGCTGCCGCCGGTGCCGCCGCCGCGGGCGGGCTGATTGGCGGTGTCAGCGGTGTAGGTAGTGCCCATGCAGAAGAGAGGGCTATCGCCCGTAATTGCCTGCGTGGAAGAGGGTATCGCGTCTTGAACTAG
- a CDS encoding NAD(P)/FAD-dependent oxidoreductase — translation MRIAIIGSGISGLTAAYLLHETHDITLFEADGRLGGHTATIDVREGHQTIPVDTGFIVFNDWTYPNFIKLMNQLGVANQPTDMGFSVSAPATPCGNQREFEYAGNNLNALFAQRRNLLDGGHWRMLRDIVRFNRDAVADWKEGALGENTTLGSYLVSNGYSDEFASRYLVPMGSAIWSASMARMLDFSVDFFIRFFYNHGLFNLFNRPQWWVIKGGSRSYIEPMTRGFVDRIRLNTPVTRVLRNTDNVLLEYRAAEGEVRSEVFDQVIFACHSDQALQILGDADRNEMEVLGQIPYEMNSVVLHTDETLLPKRQSAWASWNYRLQGDEAALPALTYNMNILQRLDTEKTYCVTLNADHLIAPDKVIGRFEYAHPQFSVQGNGAQARWPEINGTRRTWFCGAYWANGFHEDGVVSGVRVARALGAEF, via the coding sequence ATGCGTATTGCGATCATCGGTAGCGGCATCTCGGGACTGACGGCGGCATATCTGCTGCATGAGACGCACGACATTACCCTGTTCGAGGCGGATGGCCGCCTGGGTGGGCACACGGCCACGATCGATGTTCGCGAAGGTCATCAGACAATTCCGGTAGATACCGGGTTTATCGTGTTCAATGATTGGACCTACCCAAATTTCATCAAGCTGATGAACCAGCTTGGGGTCGCAAACCAACCCACGGATATGGGATTCAGCGTCTCCGCGCCAGCCACGCCCTGTGGCAATCAACGAGAGTTTGAGTATGCCGGCAACAACCTCAATGCGCTTTTTGCCCAGCGCCGGAATTTACTCGACGGCGGTCACTGGCGGATGTTACGTGACATTGTCCGCTTTAACCGGGATGCCGTAGCGGACTGGAAAGAGGGCGCGCTCGGTGAAAATACCACGCTAGGCAGTTATCTCGTTTCCAATGGCTATTCCGATGAATTCGCGTCGCGCTATCTGGTTCCCATGGGGTCGGCGATCTGGTCGGCGAGTATGGCGCGGATGCTGGATTTTTCTGTCGACTTCTTCATTCGCTTTTTCTATAACCACGGCCTGTTCAATCTGTTCAACCGGCCGCAATGGTGGGTGATCAAGGGAGGGTCAAGGTCTTATATCGAGCCGATGACACGTGGCTTTGTGGACCGTATCCGCCTCAACACACCGGTTACCAGGGTGTTGCGGAATACGGACAATGTCCTACTCGAGTATCGCGCTGCAGAAGGAGAGGTCCGCTCTGAAGTGTTCGATCAGGTGATATTCGCCTGCCATTCCGATCAGGCTTTGCAGATTCTCGGTGACGCGGACAGAAATGAAATGGAAGTCCTCGGGCAGATCCCCTACGAAATGAACTCCGTAGTACTGCATACGGACGAGACACTCCTTCCAAAGCGCCAGTCCGCCTGGGCAAGCTGGAATTATCGTCTGCAGGGTGACGAAGCCGCGCTGCCGGCGCTCACCTACAACATGAATATTCTGCAGCGGCTAGACACGGAAAAAACCTACTGCGTTACCTTGAATGCCGACCACCTGATTGCGCCGGACAAAGTGATTGGAAGGTTCGAGTATGCGCATCCCCAGTTTTCAGTGCAGGGCAACGGTGCTCAGGCACGTTGGCCTGAGATTAACGGTACCAGGCGGACCTGGTTTTGTGGCGCCTACTGGGCCAACGGGTTTCATGAAGATGGTGTGGTCAGTGGCGTGCGTGTCGCGCGGGCGCTGGGAGCCGAGTTCTGA
- the putA gene encoding bifunctional proline dehydrogenase/L-glutamate gamma-semialdehyde dehydrogenase PutA has product MPTHFAGELKSARQNARKYLHADENQCVSELLAAPRPGEALREKILSTASQLVVKSREQRSKRGTLDAFLQQFGLSNKEGVALMCLAESLLRVPDADTADKLIAEKVHSGNWSSHRGQSDSLFVNASTWGLMLTGNIVELDPDITEKPSTWMKRLVSRMGEPMVRTSMMQAMKIMGGQYVLGRTIKEALKRGPAENAPGTRFSFDMLGEGARTMADAQRYYDAYMMAIEAIGADNTRRDSYGDAVEANGISIKLSALHPRYSELQRERVMSELLPKVKALCAAAAKYDMGLNIDAEEAERLDISLDIFESLARDPELAKWQGLGFVLQAYQKRAPHVADWLIALGRDTGRKLMVRLVKGAYWDTEIKHAQQMGLADYPVYTRKCHTDLSYQVCAKKLLDGRDAIYPQFATHNAYTVGLILELAGDGNNYEFQRLHGMGHLLYDQIEAVHGKRVPVRVYAPVGAHKDLLPYLVRRLLENGANSSFVNRFMDEKTPVEELVQDTLKQSEACNPYRHPEIPVPADIYLGHEPLPRKNSAGIELTDPCAVEPLLQAVEATQDKSWSGGPIIDGTAAAADLPVVNPATGETVGHTANASEAQIQQAFASAAEHQRAWNRLGGNARATILDKVADLYEQHMDELVAMICREAGRTLNDGISEVREAVDFCRYYANGARQHFSTPTVLPGPTGESNELSLCGRGVFVCISPWNFPLAIFTGQVVAALAAGNGVLAKPAEQTPLIAARAIQLMHEAGVPGEVLHLVTGTGAAVGKPLLDDPRVAGVAFTGSTETAKHINMQLAAKDGPIVPLIAETGGQNVMIVDSTALPEQVVDDVIQSAFLSAGQRCSALRILCVQDVIADNLLNMLKGACEELTLGDPARLETDIGPVIDEKALGLLEKHRERMAQEAKPRFSFDPARQPASGTFFGPQVVEIEDFNLLKREVFGPFLHVVRFKAEELEDMIQRINATGYGLTFGLHSRIEGRAGAIFKRVDAGNCYVNRDMVGAVVGVNPFGGMGLSGTGPKAGGPHYLFRFANEKTKTINTVATGGNTQLFTLGQ; this is encoded by the coding sequence ATGCCTACACATTTCGCCGGAGAACTGAAAAGCGCGCGCCAGAACGCCCGTAAGTATCTGCATGCCGACGAGAACCAGTGCGTCAGCGAGCTGCTGGCGGCCCCCCGCCCGGGTGAGGCACTGCGGGAGAAGATCCTGTCGACGGCGAGCCAGCTGGTGGTCAAGTCCCGCGAGCAGCGCAGCAAGCGCGGGACACTAGACGCGTTTCTGCAGCAATTTGGACTTTCCAATAAGGAAGGCGTGGCACTCATGTGCCTGGCGGAATCCCTGCTGCGCGTACCGGATGCTGATACTGCAGACAAACTGATCGCCGAGAAAGTTCACTCCGGCAACTGGTCCAGCCACCGCGGTCAGTCGGACTCCCTGTTCGTCAATGCCTCCACCTGGGGGCTGATGCTCACCGGCAATATCGTCGAGCTGGACCCGGACATCACCGAAAAGCCTTCTACCTGGATGAAGCGCCTGGTCAGCCGCATGGGCGAACCCATGGTGCGGACCTCCATGATGCAGGCAATGAAGATCATGGGCGGCCAATATGTGTTGGGGCGCACCATCAAAGAAGCGCTGAAGCGCGGCCCGGCGGAAAACGCCCCCGGTACCCGCTTCTCCTTCGATATGCTGGGCGAAGGCGCGCGCACCATGGCCGATGCGCAGCGTTACTACGACGCCTATATGATGGCCATTGAAGCGATCGGTGCGGATAATACCAGGCGCGATTCATACGGAGATGCGGTGGAAGCCAACGGCATCTCCATCAAGCTTTCCGCCCTGCACCCCCGCTACAGTGAACTGCAGCGGGAGCGCGTCATGAGCGAACTGCTGCCCAAGGTGAAGGCACTGTGTGCAGCGGCAGCCAAGTACGACATGGGCCTCAATATCGACGCGGAAGAAGCGGAACGCCTGGACATCTCCCTGGATATTTTCGAGTCCCTTGCCCGCGACCCGGAACTGGCCAAGTGGCAGGGGCTGGGTTTTGTATTGCAGGCCTACCAGAAGCGCGCGCCACACGTTGCTGACTGGCTGATTGCACTGGGGCGGGATACCGGTCGCAAACTGATGGTGCGACTGGTAAAAGGCGCCTACTGGGACACCGAAATCAAACATGCCCAGCAAATGGGACTGGCGGACTACCCGGTTTATACCCGCAAGTGCCATACCGACCTCTCCTATCAGGTCTGCGCCAAAAAACTGCTGGATGGCCGCGATGCCATCTATCCGCAATTCGCCACCCACAACGCCTACACCGTTGGCCTGATTCTCGAGCTCGCCGGCGATGGCAACAACTACGAGTTCCAGCGGCTGCATGGTATGGGGCACCTGCTCTATGACCAGATTGAAGCGGTCCATGGCAAGCGCGTGCCGGTTCGGGTTTACGCTCCCGTGGGCGCGCACAAAGACCTGCTACCGTACCTGGTGCGTCGCCTGCTGGAAAATGGCGCAAACAGTTCCTTCGTCAACCGCTTTATGGATGAGAAGACGCCGGTGGAGGAGCTGGTGCAGGACACCCTCAAACAAAGCGAAGCGTGCAACCCCTACCGGCACCCGGAAATTCCCGTGCCTGCAGATATCTATCTCGGCCACGAGCCGCTGCCGCGGAAGAATTCAGCCGGTATCGAGCTTACCGATCCCTGCGCAGTGGAACCGCTGCTGCAAGCCGTGGAAGCCACACAGGATAAATCCTGGAGTGGCGGGCCGATTATTGATGGCACCGCCGCCGCAGCCGATCTACCGGTTGTAAACCCGGCCACCGGCGAAACCGTGGGGCACACCGCCAACGCCAGTGAAGCCCAGATCCAACAGGCGTTTGCATCCGCCGCAGAGCACCAGCGCGCCTGGAACCGCCTCGGTGGAAACGCCCGGGCAACGATTCTCGATAAGGTAGCGGATCTGTACGAACAGCATATGGATGAGCTGGTGGCAATGATCTGCCGCGAAGCCGGCCGAACACTGAACGATGGCATTTCCGAAGTACGCGAAGCCGTGGATTTCTGCCGCTACTACGCCAATGGCGCGCGCCAGCATTTCAGTACACCCACAGTGTTACCCGGGCCGACCGGCGAGAGCAATGAGCTGAGCCTGTGTGGTCGCGGTGTGTTTGTGTGCATCAGCCCCTGGAACTTCCCGCTTGCCATTTTCACCGGCCAGGTAGTTGCCGCCCTTGCCGCCGGCAACGGCGTGCTGGCAAAGCCCGCGGAACAGACACCGCTGATTGCCGCCCGCGCGATCCAGCTGATGCACGAAGCTGGCGTGCCGGGAGAAGTACTGCACCTGGTAACCGGCACGGGTGCCGCGGTTGGCAAACCGCTACTGGACGACCCGCGGGTGGCCGGTGTTGCCTTTACCGGCTCCACAGAAACCGCCAAGCACATCAATATGCAACTGGCCGCGAAAGATGGCCCGATCGTACCGTTGATTGCGGAAACCGGTGGCCAGAATGTGATGATCGTGGACTCCACTGCCCTGCCCGAGCAGGTGGTCGACGATGTCATTCAGTCCGCCTTCCTCAGCGCCGGCCAGCGCTGCTCCGCACTGCGGATTCTGTGCGTGCAGGATGTGATAGCAGACAATCTCCTGAACATGCTCAAAGGTGCCTGCGAAGAACTGACCCTGGGCGACCCGGCCAGACTGGAGACCGATATTGGCCCGGTGATTGATGAGAAGGCTCTGGGACTACTGGAGAAGCATCGCGAGCGCATGGCTCAGGAAGCCAAGCCACGGTTTTCCTTTGACCCGGCCAGACAGCCGGCCAGCGGCACTTTCTTTGGCCCGCAGGTGGTGGAAATTGAGGACTTCAACCTGCTCAAGCGCGAAGTATTCGGCCCCTTCCTGCATGTGGTGCGGTTCAAGGCAGAAGAGCTGGAAGATATGATCCAGCGGATCAATGCCACCGGCTACGGCCTGACCTTCGGCCTGCACTCTCGCATCGAAGGGCGCGCCGGCGCCATTTTCAAACGGGTGGACGCGGGCAACTGCTACGTAAACCGGGACATGGTTGGTGCCGTTGTTGGGGTCAACCCGTTCGGCGGTATGGGGTTGTCGGGCACGGGCCCCAAAGCAGGTGGCCCGCACTACCTGTTCCGTTTCGCCAACGAAAAAACCAAGACCATCAACACGGTCGCCACGGGTGGTAATACCCAGCTGTTTACACTGGGCCAGTAA
- a CDS encoding sigma-70 family RNA polymerase sigma factor produces MAATKPNQGGASSVQVTDQKRDDEWSGLLVRVGRDRDRQAFERLFGHFAPLIRGFQFSRGGQSSAPEAADELVQEVMFRVWTKAPTYRPEKAAASTWVFTIMRNCRIDALRKSSRQPATDESLNVEDIWDDSQDEQPLVFLQQTRNQHAIAAGLESLPPEQSHVIEKAYVEGKSHSEISEELGLPLGTVKSRVRLALKKLQSTISR; encoded by the coding sequence ATGGCCGCAACCAAACCCAATCAGGGCGGAGCCAGCAGCGTGCAGGTAACTGACCAGAAAAGAGACGATGAATGGAGCGGCCTTCTGGTGCGCGTAGGACGCGACCGGGACCGACAGGCGTTCGAGCGCCTATTCGGTCATTTCGCACCGTTAATCCGAGGCTTTCAGTTCAGTCGTGGCGGCCAGAGTTCGGCCCCCGAAGCGGCGGATGAGCTGGTACAGGAAGTCATGTTCCGAGTATGGACCAAGGCGCCCACCTACCGACCGGAGAAGGCGGCGGCGAGTACCTGGGTATTTACCATCATGCGGAACTGTCGCATCGACGCTCTGCGCAAGAGCAGTCGTCAGCCGGCGACCGATGAAAGTCTGAACGTGGAAGATATCTGGGACGACAGTCAGGACGAGCAACCGCTGGTATTTCTGCAGCAGACGCGCAACCAGCACGCCATCGCCGCGGGACTGGAGTCACTGCCACCAGAACAGAGTCACGTTATTGAAAAGGCGTACGTGGAGGGTAAATCCCACAGCGAAATATCCGAGGAGTTGGGCCTGCCACTGGGTACCGTCAAATCCCGGGTGCGCCTTGCCCTCAAAAAACTTCAAAGCACCATTTCCAGGTAA